One window of Leptospira wolbachii serovar Codice str. CDC genomic DNA carries:
- the secE gene encoding preprotein translocase subunit SecE — protein MKATSFIQECKAELEKVHWPTRQEVVSSTVVVLVTVFIFSLFLSASDFIFLKLLKWFWALGT, from the coding sequence ATGAAAGCTACGAGTTTCATTCAGGAATGTAAAGCAGAACTTGAAAAAGTGCATTGGCCTACGCGCCAAGAAGTTGTGAGTTCTACCGTTGTAGTCCTAGTTACAGTATTTATCTTTTCCCTATTTTTATCAGCTTCGGATTTCATTTTCCTTAAGCTGTTAAAATGGTTCTGGGCATTAGGAACATAG
- a CDS encoding ArsR/SmtB family transcription factor, which produces MKIKTELSKQQLEQAIKGIQGIAHPIRLLILYTLAKEEKTVGQLVELLGTSQSAASQHLSKMKNNGILESRKSSNQVFYSLKDPKFKDLIQTIVKVYKK; this is translated from the coding sequence ATGAAAATAAAAACAGAACTATCGAAACAACAATTGGAACAAGCCATTAAAGGGATACAAGGTATCGCGCACCCTATTCGTTTATTGATTCTATATACCCTAGCTAAAGAAGAAAAAACTGTCGGCCAACTTGTAGAATTACTTGGTACTAGTCAATCAGCAGCTTCCCAACACTTAAGTAAGATGAAAAACAACGGAATCTTAGAATCACGTAAGTCTTCAAACCAAGTGTTTTATAGTTTGAAAGATCCAAAGTTCAAAGATCTGATTCAAACGATCGTCAAAGTGTATAAAAAGTAA
- a CDS encoding UbiD family decarboxylase encodes MVSLRSTNDFVRLLQKEGELHVISDPVDPYLELAEIQRRVVAKKGPALLFTNVKGTKFPVATNLYGSEKRIHLAFGPKPVATIQRLAKLAKEIFPPRFSKLWKERSLGLLPFQVGLKQVRRAPVLSGSVLSTNDLPQVVSWPKDGGAFVTLPLVYTEHPESGNGNLGMYRVQLYGDKTVGMHIQIHRGGGFHYYEAEKKGQALPAHVYIGGPPALTIAAVAPLPEEIPELVFASFLMGEKLRMTRDKSVSPYPIIADADFALIGTIPPKLRKPEGPFGDHYGYYSLLHDYPYLDLTHIRHRKDAIWAATVVGRPPQEDHYIAEFLQDLLSPMFPLVMPQVLGVWAYEESGVHSLAAAVVKERYFREAFMGALRILGEGQLSLTKCLLVTNERVNLKNFSETFRVITERCDPRTDFFIFSHISQDTLDYTSGTVNKGSKMLWMGITEANAPLKYPNLPKEFVGNFKDKRFQNPKVFLPGVLVVKGSAYVKEDHLALALLQEDLGRFHYVFLVDDAEDSVRTDSDFIWTMFTRMEPASDIYARTETKQNHISYQVPIVFDCRMKPWIPEVLVPLPETINQVDTKFGRMIDYI; translated from the coding sequence ATGGTTTCACTACGATCCACCAATGATTTTGTCCGACTTTTGCAAAAGGAAGGAGAGCTCCATGTAATTTCCGATCCTGTGGATCCATATTTGGAACTGGCAGAGATCCAAAGGCGTGTGGTTGCCAAAAAAGGCCCAGCCCTTTTGTTCACCAATGTCAAAGGAACCAAGTTTCCCGTAGCCACCAATCTCTATGGATCCGAAAAGAGAATCCATCTTGCTTTTGGACCAAAACCCGTAGCTACCATCCAACGTCTGGCCAAACTTGCCAAAGAAATTTTCCCACCCAGGTTTTCCAAACTTTGGAAAGAACGGTCTCTCGGCCTTTTACCCTTCCAAGTGGGATTAAAGCAGGTGAGAAGGGCTCCCGTTCTCTCTGGTAGCGTTCTTTCGACAAACGACTTACCTCAGGTAGTTTCTTGGCCGAAAGACGGAGGAGCCTTTGTGACTCTCCCGCTTGTCTACACAGAGCACCCCGAGTCGGGAAATGGAAACTTAGGAATGTACCGGGTGCAACTTTATGGGGACAAAACTGTCGGCATGCACATCCAAATCCATAGAGGAGGAGGGTTCCATTATTATGAGGCGGAGAAAAAAGGCCAGGCCCTTCCGGCCCATGTGTACATCGGTGGACCTCCTGCACTTACCATTGCCGCCGTGGCTCCTCTTCCGGAAGAGATTCCTGAACTTGTTTTTGCTTCCTTTTTAATGGGTGAAAAACTTCGGATGACAAGAGACAAATCGGTTTCCCCATACCCTATCATTGCCGACGCTGACTTTGCATTGATTGGAACCATTCCTCCCAAACTTAGAAAACCAGAAGGGCCGTTTGGTGACCACTACGGATACTATTCGTTGTTACACGATTATCCTTATTTGGATCTAACCCATATCCGACACAGAAAGGATGCCATTTGGGCCGCCACTGTTGTGGGAAGACCTCCCCAAGAAGACCACTACATCGCTGAGTTTTTACAGGATTTACTTTCTCCTATGTTTCCACTTGTCATGCCACAGGTGCTCGGTGTTTGGGCTTATGAAGAATCAGGAGTTCATTCCCTTGCGGCGGCTGTTGTGAAAGAACGGTATTTCCGTGAAGCCTTTATGGGAGCCCTTCGAATCCTCGGAGAAGGACAGTTGTCCCTCACCAAATGTTTACTTGTGACAAACGAACGAGTGAACCTTAAAAACTTTTCGGAAACCTTCCGTGTCATCACAGAAAGATGTGATCCAAGAACAGATTTTTTTATCTTTAGCCATATCAGCCAAGATACTTTGGATTATACTAGTGGGACCGTGAACAAGGGAAGTAAGATGCTCTGGATGGGAATTACGGAAGCTAATGCCCCTTTAAAGTATCCCAACTTACCGAAAGAATTTGTCGGAAATTTCAAAGACAAACGTTTCCAAAATCCAAAAGTATTTTTACCGGGAGTCCTTGTGGTCAAGGGTTCGGCTTATGTTAAGGAGGATCACTTAGCACTTGCTTTATTGCAAGAAGATCTTGGTCGATTCCATTATGTTTTTCTTGTGGATGACGCAGAAGATTCTGTACGAACCGATTCCGATTTTATCTGGACTATGTTTACAAGAATGGAGCCGGCATCGGATATCTATGCAAGAACCGAAACCAAACAAAACCATATCTCATACCAAGTGCCCATTGTATTTGATTGCCGGATGAAACCTTGGATTCCTGAAGTTCTTGTTCCGCTTCCGGAGACCATAAATCAAGTGGATACAAAATTTGGAAGAATGATCGACTACATCTGA
- a CDS encoding LA_3751/LA_3752 family putative glycosyltransferase, producing MNKSFRYILPAIFLMITLLIAGYTRPSYSFAGDSIAKVLQSVFWLENGFIKQGIHYPGMDIDPEYKYFYFKHSYNLQLDQNGSMIAPFPFLNTVLITPFIQLNWPEGIVYLGAVLFWLYSFLIYRVTKKWWFFLVILLFTPLLQHFLAFSDIAFGSLFLTFFLLTYFKEPRFHFVTATAVLLAILALFLRTEILLLFAFLVMIHLYSIFKNGSGFYRNNWHFKRLFVISFIVFVYVSVNYFVYDSILGPRFDNNKTGIFRFGMDVLQKWKSLLLWGNSRVGLLGYSPWLLVFIVMFMFFHPQKRKTITRNLFFVWILIVCIVSIFSPNDSNIDWGTRYYSCFSLFPILLLSNFKWKRIVGRKKYILLFFLGAGLIYSIYINAKVWKEMKNISVQIEELVTKLSLDPPDYYIVEDPSIANSLGIMHIRTSIFYGSPIEVIENLGGSLKGKQVRFLLFPMAKLAIETEPFWKKIATNQSCVFSPVKLRKTVMFSALCRIN from the coding sequence ATGAATAAATCGTTTCGATACATTCTGCCAGCCATATTTTTAATGATCACACTTTTGATTGCTGGTTATACCAGGCCAAGTTATAGTTTTGCTGGTGATAGCATTGCGAAAGTTCTACAATCAGTCTTCTGGTTAGAAAACGGATTTATAAAGCAGGGGATTCATTATCCAGGTATGGATATAGACCCGGAATATAAGTATTTCTATTTTAAACATTCTTATAACCTTCAATTGGATCAAAACGGGAGTATGATTGCTCCCTTTCCATTTCTAAATACAGTATTAATCACACCATTCATTCAATTAAATTGGCCGGAAGGAATTGTTTATTTAGGCGCTGTTTTGTTTTGGCTGTATTCTTTTTTAATTTATCGTGTAACGAAGAAATGGTGGTTTTTTTTAGTCATTCTTCTGTTTACTCCTCTATTACAGCATTTTTTAGCTTTTTCCGATATTGCCTTTGGCTCTCTATTTTTAACGTTTTTTTTGCTAACGTATTTTAAAGAACCTCGCTTCCATTTTGTAACTGCAACAGCGGTTCTCTTGGCTATCTTAGCCTTGTTTTTAAGAACTGAGATTCTTTTACTTTTTGCGTTTTTGGTAATGATTCATCTTTATTCCATTTTTAAAAATGGAAGTGGGTTTTACCGAAACAATTGGCATTTTAAAAGATTATTCGTTATTTCTTTCATCGTTTTTGTTTATGTGAGTGTGAACTATTTTGTTTATGATTCGATACTTGGGCCTAGGTTCGATAATAATAAAACAGGTATATTTCGTTTCGGAATGGATGTGCTTCAAAAATGGAAAAGTCTTCTCCTTTGGGGAAATTCAAGGGTTGGACTTCTTGGATACTCACCTTGGCTTTTAGTTTTTATTGTTATGTTTATGTTCTTTCATCCGCAGAAAAGAAAGACAATCACTAGGAATCTTTTTTTTGTTTGGATTCTAATTGTATGTATAGTTTCTATTTTTTCACCTAACGATTCTAATATTGATTGGGGTACTCGTTATTATTCCTGTTTCAGTTTATTTCCTATTTTACTTTTATCAAATTTTAAATGGAAGAGAATAGTTGGCAGAAAAAAATACATTTTACTTTTTTTCCTAGGAGCCGGACTAATCTATTCGATTTACATAAATGCAAAAGTCTGGAAGGAAATGAAAAATATTTCCGTTCAGATTGAGGAATTAGTAACGAAACTAAGTTTAGACCCACCAGACTATTATATTGTGGAAGATCCTTCCATTGCGAATTCTCTTGGAATTATGCATATTCGAACTTCCATTTTTTATGGCAGCCCGATAGAGGTCATAGAAAACTTAGGTGGTTCATTGAAAGGAAAACAAGTGCGTTTTTTACTATTCCCTATGGCCAAATTGGCAATAGAAACAGAACCATTTTGGAAGAAAATCGCGACAAACCAATCATGCGTTTTTTCTCCCGTAAAACTTCGAAAAACAGTAATGTTCTCTGCTTTGTGCAGAATAAACTAA
- a CDS encoding SDR family NAD(P)-dependent oxidoreductase, whose translation MELKGANILVTGSAGGLGKAMAYRLGKAGANIILSDIQKDKLDETVALFQKDGIKTTGIVANVAKEEDSIRLMDEAVAFQGSLDVAILNAGILRDGLLIRVDKETGKVKGKMGIDQWQSVIDVNLTGVFLTAREAAAKMVEQKKGVIIPIASIAMHGNSGQTNYSAAKAGVAAMTVTWSKELAKFGIRVAGIAPGFIGTEMVLKDMNPEALEKWKSIIPVGRLGEPDEIASTAEFIISNDLVTGVVLEISGGVRI comes from the coding sequence ATGGAATTAAAAGGTGCAAACATTCTCGTCACCGGATCTGCCGGTGGACTCGGAAAAGCAATGGCTTACCGTTTAGGCAAAGCCGGAGCCAATATCATTCTCTCAGACATCCAAAAAGACAAATTGGACGAAACCGTCGCCCTCTTCCAAAAAGATGGGATCAAAACTACAGGCATTGTTGCCAACGTGGCCAAAGAAGAAGACAGCATTCGTCTTATGGATGAAGCGGTAGCTTTCCAAGGTAGTTTGGATGTAGCCATTTTGAATGCAGGAATCTTACGTGATGGACTACTTATCCGAGTAGACAAAGAAACCGGAAAAGTAAAAGGAAAGATGGGAATCGACCAGTGGCAATCGGTCATCGATGTAAATCTTACAGGTGTATTCCTTACCGCAAGAGAAGCAGCCGCAAAGATGGTTGAACAAAAAAAGGGTGTGATCATCCCCATCGCTTCCATTGCCATGCATGGAAACTCGGGCCAAACCAATTACAGTGCAGCGAAAGCCGGAGTTGCGGCCATGACTGTAACTTGGTCCAAAGAACTTGCCAAATTTGGAATTCGCGTGGCAGGGATTGCTCCCGGATTTATAGGAACGGAAATGGTTCTAAAAGATATGAATCCAGAGGCTTTAGAAAAATGGAAGTCCATCATTCCCGTGGGAAGACTGGGCGAACCAGATGAAATTGCATCCACTGCTGAGTTCATCATCTCCAATGATTTAGTTACCGGTGTCGTTTTGGAAATTTCTGGTGGCGTGCGAATCTAA
- a CDS encoding phosphatase domain-containing protein yields the protein MSQEPNTTQPIITDIKRIAVCGGSLGRERRSYVRGQVVDVGITDLMKAEGLWDLMTGLFIGEETKITPFLDFSLAPVRKPVLKLEVYDVGGNKIYTSGKIKADEDGFFSCEIRDKLPVGSHDFQVVLEGLDSFRQYSKDLAHLNTTEDSILGKTTIVGKGKLRILAEDYKGMVVTSDIDQTYLATDIHSGKGKFSAVFETPNQKQALPGMPELYRELRTSLSNAPLAFISASPHFFRRTMLATIAKDNIQIESLHLKYLEGTIKGVFDKVLGTIFNPIEFLQNGFKPAWSRTKKFLGASYQSLFDQMSYKLSILLYDRVYLPTESKEILLGDNTESDYMIFTLYQIICMGKLTGDELEEYLYKLNFLGRDAITRDAAKKIRLLSEEIHRIHGTINPVSLSIINRTGHGPSEQEMREKVKDALPAGMYESLFGTKQAFYGTEGALGMSMLLESEGHFTIEQTLGVVAGMIGKVLEGKLVDESFLLKLLEELTLPKSAETSRQKLKEGLLSAFQS from the coding sequence ATGTCCCAAGAACCAAATACCACACAACCAATCATTACCGATATCAAAAGAATTGCTGTCTGCGGAGGATCTTTAGGGAGAGAAAGGCGCTCCTATGTCCGGGGCCAAGTGGTGGATGTGGGGATTACAGATCTTATGAAAGCCGAAGGACTTTGGGATCTCATGACCGGACTTTTTATTGGGGAAGAAACAAAAATCACACCTTTCCTAGATTTCTCTTTGGCACCGGTCAGAAAACCCGTATTGAAATTGGAAGTGTATGATGTTGGTGGAAATAAAATCTACACTTCCGGAAAAATCAAAGCCGACGAAGACGGATTTTTTTCCTGTGAAATCAGAGACAAACTGCCCGTTGGATCTCATGACTTCCAAGTGGTCCTGGAAGGCCTCGATAGTTTTCGCCAATACTCCAAAGACTTAGCCCATTTGAATACCACAGAAGATTCGATTTTAGGAAAGACTACCATTGTGGGTAAAGGTAAACTCAGGATCCTTGCCGAAGACTACAAAGGGATGGTGGTCACTTCCGACATTGACCAAACTTATTTGGCTACAGACATCCATTCTGGGAAGGGAAAGTTTTCAGCAGTTTTTGAAACACCTAACCAAAAGCAGGCGCTTCCGGGAATGCCAGAATTGTATAGGGAACTCAGAACATCCTTATCGAATGCACCCCTTGCTTTTATTTCCGCAAGCCCTCACTTCTTTCGCAGGACCATGCTTGCGACCATTGCCAAAGACAATATCCAAATTGAATCCTTACATTTAAAATATTTGGAAGGTACCATTAAAGGTGTTTTTGATAAAGTGCTTGGGACCATTTTTAACCCTATCGAATTTTTACAGAATGGATTCAAACCAGCTTGGTCTCGAACCAAAAAATTCTTAGGAGCTTCTTACCAAAGTCTCTTTGACCAAATGTCCTATAAACTTTCGATTCTTCTCTATGACCGAGTGTATCTCCCCACAGAATCCAAAGAAATTCTCCTCGGTGACAATACGGAATCGGATTATATGATTTTTACTCTCTACCAAATTATCTGTATGGGAAAACTCACCGGGGATGAATTGGAAGAGTATCTGTACAAACTCAACTTCCTAGGTAGGGATGCGATCACAAGAGATGCTGCCAAAAAAATCCGACTCCTTTCCGAAGAAATTCATAGAATCCATGGAACCATCAATCCAGTTTCTTTAAGTATTATCAACAGGACTGGCCACGGACCCAGTGAACAGGAAATGCGTGAAAAAGTTAAGGACGCACTTCCGGCGGGAATGTATGAGTCGTTGTTTGGGACCAAACAAGCGTTTTATGGAACGGAAGGTGCTCTAGGAATGTCGATGCTTTTAGAATCGGAAGGACATTTTACAATCGAACAGACTCTGGGAGTTGTGGCGGGAATGATTGGGAAGGTGTTAGAGGGGAAATTAGTAGATGAAAGTTTTTTATTAAAATTGCTCGAGGAATTAACGCTGCCAAAATCTGCAGAGACTTCTAGACAGAAATTAAAGGAAGGCCTTCTCTCTGCCTTCCAATCTTAA
- the nusG gene encoding transcription termination/antitermination protein NusG produces MVLGIRNIGREVGDSLDKKWYVLQTYSGHENKVKTNIEKMVQQQKLEDQIFAVKIPSMEVAEMKNGKKKVTKKKLMPGYVLVEMNMTDDLRFKIQNLPSVSTFVGGKGKGPEPLSLDEIKNLFSDVGSVESEEVSRPRFLFKVGETLKIIDGPFANFTGLVDEIFPDKGRLRVRVEIFGRSTPVELDYLQVKSEQ; encoded by the coding sequence ATGGTTCTGGGCATTAGGAACATAGGTAGGGAAGTGGGCGATTCTTTAGATAAAAAATGGTATGTGCTTCAAACTTATTCCGGTCACGAGAATAAGGTGAAGACAAACATTGAAAAGATGGTCCAACAACAAAAGCTGGAAGACCAAATTTTTGCGGTAAAAATTCCTTCGATGGAAGTTGCCGAGATGAAAAACGGCAAGAAGAAGGTCACTAAGAAAAAACTCATGCCGGGTTACGTTCTCGTTGAGATGAACATGACCGATGACCTTCGATTTAAAATCCAGAACTTACCTTCTGTGTCTACATTTGTAGGCGGAAAAGGAAAAGGTCCGGAGCCACTATCCCTCGATGAGATCAAAAATCTCTTCAGTGATGTGGGAAGTGTGGAATCGGAAGAAGTTTCGAGACCTCGTTTCCTATTTAAAGTGGGTGAAACATTGAAAATTATAGATGGTCCGTTTGCTAATTTCACAGGACTTGTGGATGAAATCTTCCCTGATAAGGGAAGGCTCCGCGTTCGTGTAGAAATTTTCGGAAGATCCACTCCTGTTGAGTTGGATTACCTCCAAGTAAAATCGGAACAATAG
- a CDS encoding glycosyltransferase family 2 protein, protein MNRQLKKISIITPFYNEESGADEFFERIVPHLQALKTTYEIVCVNDGSRDRTIERLIFHHKKNPNIKVVDFSRNFGKEAAVSAGLDYATGDVVIPIDSDLQDPPELIPELIEKWKEGYDVVTAKRSGRQGESFLKKFTAKHFYRVIRYMSEVEIPVDVGDFRLMDRKVVEALSTMKEKNRFLKGMFAWVGFKQIDVEYERQARFKGSSKWNYWKLWNFALDGILMFSTMPLKIWSYFGFFVSFSAFIYLIYRIIRVILKGVDVPGYDSTLVIILFLGGIQLIGIGVLGEYIARIFIEVKGRPVYVAKDTIGFKTKGPRSSNKRDSSGNKS, encoded by the coding sequence ATGAATCGTCAACTAAAGAAGATCTCCATTATTACTCCTTTTTATAACGAAGAATCGGGAGCAGATGAGTTCTTTGAACGAATTGTCCCCCACCTCCAAGCCCTAAAAACAACTTATGAAATTGTATGCGTAAACGATGGCAGTCGGGACCGCACTATAGAAAGATTAATTTTTCATCACAAAAAAAATCCAAATATTAAGGTTGTAGACTTTTCGAGAAACTTCGGCAAAGAAGCGGCGGTGTCAGCTGGTTTAGATTATGCAACGGGAGACGTTGTTATACCGATTGACTCCGATTTGCAGGATCCACCTGAACTAATTCCCGAGTTAATTGAAAAATGGAAAGAGGGTTACGATGTTGTTACGGCCAAACGATCTGGCAGACAAGGAGAATCCTTTCTAAAAAAATTTACGGCAAAACATTTTTACCGTGTCATTCGTTATATGAGTGAAGTAGAAATCCCTGTGGATGTCGGAGATTTTCGACTTATGGATAGAAAAGTAGTAGAAGCACTTTCTACTATGAAAGAGAAAAATCGTTTTTTAAAAGGTATGTTTGCTTGGGTAGGATTTAAGCAGATAGACGTGGAATATGAAAGGCAGGCGAGGTTTAAAGGTTCATCAAAGTGGAATTATTGGAAACTCTGGAACTTTGCTTTAGATGGAATTTTGATGTTTAGTACGATGCCATTAAAGATTTGGAGCTATTTTGGTTTTTTTGTCTCCTTCAGTGCGTTTATTTATTTAATCTATCGAATCATTCGAGTGATTCTCAAAGGAGTCGATGTACCAGGTTACGACTCTACACTTGTCATCATTCTCTTCTTAGGTGGGATCCAACTGATCGGTATTGGGGTTCTTGGTGAATATATCGCCAGAATTTTTATCGAAGTAAAAGGAAGACCCGTATATGTTGCCAAAGACACAATCGGATTTAAGACTAAAGGGCCCCGTTCCTCAAATAAACGTGACAGTTCGGGAAATAAGTCTTAA
- a CDS encoding glycosyltransferase family 2 protein, translated as MHYYLIPRKNPKLLSIIIPCYNEESSLPFLKERLNELIKILPTKVEVIFVNDGSTDQTIFQLVSWSNSDPQIQVISLSRNFGHQLAVTAGMDYAKGDAVVVMDADLQDPPEVILEMLAKYREGYDVVYGQRLARSGESFFKKTTAWAFYRLMKILVHKDLPLDSGDFRLISRRCLDALNGLRENHRFLRGMNAWIGFPQTPVFYKRDPRVAGETKYPLRKMLKLAMNAAVSFSPLPLRFSLGLGIIVALIGFGVGVYALFRAFQHFILEMPIVYNPGWATIVTLICLIGGSILISIGILGEYIARIFEESKGRPLYVVEFVNGFSIGEKPRK; from the coding sequence ATGCACTATTATCTAATCCCACGAAAAAATCCAAAATTATTGTCTATCATTATCCCTTGTTATAACGAAGAATCTTCTCTTCCTTTCTTAAAAGAAAGACTTAACGAATTAATCAAAATTTTACCAACGAAAGTGGAAGTCATTTTTGTAAACGATGGCAGTACCGATCAAACTATTTTTCAGTTGGTTTCGTGGTCAAACAGTGATCCGCAAATTCAAGTCATTAGTCTGTCGAGAAACTTTGGACATCAGTTGGCTGTAACTGCTGGAATGGACTATGCCAAAGGTGATGCGGTTGTGGTGATGGATGCAGATTTGCAGGATCCGCCTGAAGTGATTTTGGAGATGCTCGCTAAGTATAGAGAAGGATATGATGTAGTTTATGGACAAAGGTTGGCTCGTTCGGGAGAATCATTTTTCAAAAAAACAACTGCCTGGGCATTCTATAGACTAATGAAAATTTTGGTCCATAAAGATTTACCTTTGGATTCCGGTGACTTCCGCCTAATTTCCCGAAGGTGTTTGGACGCTTTAAATGGGCTTCGTGAAAATCATCGGTTCCTTCGAGGAATGAATGCTTGGATTGGTTTTCCGCAGACACCCGTTTTTTATAAACGTGATCCAAGGGTAGCTGGTGAAACAAAATATCCGTTACGGAAAATGTTAAAACTTGCAATGAATGCAGCTGTTTCTTTTTCACCGCTACCTTTGCGATTTAGCTTGGGACTCGGCATCATAGTGGCGCTCATCGGATTTGGAGTCGGTGTATATGCGTTGTTCCGTGCTTTTCAACACTTTATTTTAGAAATGCCGATTGTTTATAATCCTGGATGGGCGACAATTGTGACTCTCATTTGTTTGATCGGTGGTTCGATTCTTATTTCTATAGGAATTTTAGGTGAATACATTGCTCGCATTTTTGAAGAATCAAAAGGCCGCCCGCTTTATGTCGTTGAATTTGTGAATGGTTTTTCCATTGGAGAAAAACCCAGAAAATAA
- the rplK gene encoding 50S ribosomal protein L11 yields MAAKKVVKQIKLQVEAGKANPAPPVGPALGQAGLNIMEFCKQFNERSKTQMGLKLPVVITVYSDRSFTFVTKSPPAALLVMKALGLQGGSATPHTVKVGTIKRAQLEEIAKTKMEDLNANDMDAAINIIAGTCRSMGVNVE; encoded by the coding sequence ATGGCTGCAAAGAAAGTAGTAAAACAAATTAAACTCCAAGTGGAAGCAGGGAAAGCAAACCCGGCTCCCCCAGTAGGTCCAGCGCTTGGTCAAGCCGGACTCAATATTATGGAATTTTGTAAACAGTTCAATGAGAGATCAAAAACTCAAATGGGACTCAAACTCCCAGTAGTTATTACTGTTTATTCCGACAGAAGTTTTACATTCGTAACTAAATCTCCTCCAGCAGCACTTCTAGTCATGAAGGCGCTAGGCTTACAGGGTGGATCTGCCACTCCACACACTGTAAAAGTGGGAACAATCAAAAGAGCTCAACTAGAAGAAATTGCAAAAACTAAGATGGAAGATCTCAATGCGAACGATATGGATGCAGCAATCAACATTATTGCTGGAACTTGTCGTTCCATGGGTGTAAACGTCGAGTAA
- the rfaD gene encoding ADP-glyceromanno-heptose 6-epimerase, with protein MAKKLTLVTGGAGLIGSQIIEDLNHNGNTDILVVDHLGTTEKWKNLQRNFFQDYYEKDRFESLLDSGSPLLNDISEIYHLGACSATTEKDATYLMHNNFQYTKKLAEFAVSKRIPFLYASSAATYGEGEFGYDDKAPIENLKPLNMYGYSKQLFDLYAKKTGIADKLIGLKYFNVFGYGEAHKGDMRSLVLKGYEQIRDTGELKLFKSYKPEYKDGEQKRDFLYVKDASKISIYLCSERKYGLYNVGRGVAETWNDLANALFASMNKVVNIKYVDMPESLKGKYQYYTCAEMEKISQTGYPFGYTNLRDAVGEYVRFLLEERS; from the coding sequence ATGGCAAAAAAACTTACTCTAGTCACCGGTGGTGCGGGCCTCATTGGCTCTCAAATCATAGAAGATCTCAATCATAATGGAAATACCGATATCTTGGTCGTGGACCATCTCGGAACTACGGAAAAATGGAAAAACCTACAAAGGAATTTTTTCCAAGATTACTATGAAAAGGACAGGTTCGAATCCTTATTAGATTCCGGAAGTCCCCTCTTAAACGATATCTCTGAAATTTACCATTTAGGTGCCTGCTCTGCTACAACGGAAAAAGATGCCACTTATCTTATGCATAATAATTTTCAGTACACGAAGAAACTAGCTGAGTTTGCTGTTTCCAAACGAATTCCTTTTCTCTATGCCTCGAGCGCTGCCACTTATGGAGAAGGAGAATTTGGATACGACGACAAGGCTCCTATCGAGAACTTAAAGCCTCTAAATATGTATGGGTATTCCAAACAGCTTTTTGATCTTTACGCAAAAAAAACGGGAATCGCTGACAAACTCATAGGCCTCAAATACTTCAATGTCTTTGGGTATGGGGAAGCACATAAGGGTGATATGCGTAGCCTTGTTTTGAAAGGATACGAACAAATCAGAGATACGGGGGAATTGAAATTATTCAAATCCTATAAACCCGAATACAAAGATGGAGAACAAAAACGAGATTTCCTCTATGTAAAGGATGCCAGTAAAATCAGCATTTACCTTTGCAGTGAACGAAAGTACGGATTGTACAATGTAGGGAGGGGAGTTGCAGAAACATGGAATGATTTAGCGAACGCTTTGTTCGCTTCCATGAACAAAGTCGTAAACATTAAATACGTAGATATGCCAGAATCATTAAAAGGCAAATACCAATACTACACTTGTGCAGAAATGGAAAAAATAAGCCAAACGGGATATCCCTTCGGTTATACCAACCTAAGGGATGCTGTGGGAGAATATGTTCGTTTCTTATTAGAAGAAAGGTCTTAG